Sequence from the Burkholderia sp. GAS332 genome:
GCCGGATCGCGGGTTTCGTTCCACAGGATCTTGATCAGCAGGCTTTCGAGCACATGGCGCTCGCGCTCGTCGAGCTGCCCGACGATGCGTTGGAGTATCCGGTCGCGTGTGGTTTGCAGACGTTTGGCTTCACGCTTGCCCGAAGCAGTCAAGGCAAGCGCGACGGCACGTTTATCCTCGCCGGATTTCTTTTCGACGAGCCCCGCGTCCACCAGGCCCGCGACCGCGCGGACCGCGGCCGGATGCGACAGATCGACCGCCTCGCGCAATACTTCAATGGATGAGTCGGGATATTGACCGACAGCGTTGAGCATGGCGCGGGCAGTGGGGCCCGCAAGCGCGGCCACGGCGGGCTGCGCGTTGATCTCGTCTGTGACCAGCAGGGCGAGCACGCCAAGCAGGTTCTCTGTGCGCTGCGTCATGGGGATCCCTCAATGTGTGCAACGTGCATATATGTATGTTGCACACATTGAAAGTGACGCGCAAGGGTTTTTTTGTGACCGTCAATCGTGCGCCGGAGGCCGCGTCGGCAACCCGCGGCGCGGCGTCAGGACTTCGGCTCCTGCTCGGCTGGCGAGCACACGGGCGTAACCGTCTGGCCTGCCAGCACTTTCCTGACGAAAGGTATCGAATCCTCCAGCGACGTGTTGACCGTGCCGTTATGCTCGCGACCCGCGTACAGATGCGCCTCGACCGTGGTGCCCGCTGCGCAGGCGTCTTTTGCTAGCGAAAGCTCCAGCGGCGCGAGACCGTCGTCCGCACCGATGCCGATGAACACCGGCGAGCTGACCTTCAGGGTCGGGAACTTCAGATACTCGTCCCACCATGCCTGCAAACGCGCGTTGGCACCCGGCTTCACGGTGTTCGCGGTGGTCAGTCCGGCGAGCGCGGCGTCGTCCTCGAGCGAGGCAAGGCAACTAATACGCGATTGTTCGAGAATCGGCAGCGCGGAATCGGTGAGGATGTCGGAAGCCTTCAACGCAGGGTCGATCTGTTGCGCCGACAGCACGGAATAGAACTGGTAGGCCAGCGTTGCATCGATTCGATTGGGATCACGCCGGTAAGCGGTTTTGAACGGCGCAAGCGTTGCAAGGGTTTGCTTCGATGCGTTGTAGATCACGCCGGTCGCGACCGTGCCGCGGATGTCGAGCTCGGGCGCATACGTGCTCGCGTAGCCGGCTGCGGCGAATACGGCGGAGCCGCCTTGTGATTGCCCGACCAGCACAACCCGATTGGCGAGTCCAGGTACGCCGTGCAACACGGCGCGTACGCTGTCGAGCATCGTGTAGCTATTCGAACGATTGTTCAGCTGCGGGTTGGGTCCGGGCGTGCCGAGTCCCTGGTAGTCGGTTGCCACCACCGCGAAGCCTTGTTGAAGCCACGCGTTCAGATAGCGTACGTCGCGATAGGAGCGGCCAAACCACGAGGGCGCGCAGATATCGGCCATGCCGAAGGTGCCGTGCCCCCACGCGACGATCGGCCATCCGCCTTGCGGTGGCTGGCCTTTGGGCAGGAAGAGCGCGCCCGATACGGCGATCGGCGTTTTACCGCCGACGCCGTCGGTCGAACTGTATAGCAGGCGCAGTTGCTGACCGGCATTGGCGAGGCCGAGGGTGGGCGGCAGTGGCTCGGAGCGCAGCAGTTCGCCTGGGCGTGCGGGAATCTCGTCGTCCCACGTGTAGAACGCGGACACGCGGCCGTCGCCTTGCAGCGGATCGGGCGCGGGTGCTCTCGCGCCGGCAGCGAAAACCATGCTGGACACGAGCAATGCCGCTAGCGGCGCGGCAAACCACGGGCTGAATTTGACGCGAGCCGATGCGCGCCAATCTCTCGCTCGACTATTTTCTGATTTCATGTTGACGCCTTGAACGGTGGTGAGAAGAGGGTGGACCCCAGGGTGGGCCACGGGGCGGCCCACGCGAGGCCTGCCGGCGTGAACCCGTTGAACCCGGGCGGCCTTCAATGCAAGTTTTGAACCATCACCCCGCGCGATGGGCGAAACCCCGCTTGCATCGGGACGCAATGCTGTCGCAATGTGATGTGTGCGCATGCCCGCTTTGCGTCGTGCGCAACAGTCGCTGATGTTGCGCTGTTGGTCCAGCAGCAAAGTCACCTGGTTAGAGCGCAGGCGCGCAGGCATGGCGAGCGGCGATGAAGCCGCCGCACAAGGGTCCGCGAGGGTCGCCAAGGATTGGCACGCTTGCTGCTAAATACACCTCGCATCGATCCCTCACTCACCCAAGGACTCAACATGTCAGTCACGCAGACGCTGGAAAGCGGCGAACTGGTCGCCTTCGTCGAACGCATCCGGCGCGAGTTCGCGCAAGCCACGCGCGTCCTCAAGGAAACCCGCACCTTGTCCGCTACCAACACCTTTCAGGCCTATCAGCGTGTGCCTGGTACGGACCTCGTCGTCGCCGTGTCGGCGCCTACACCGTGGGCGCAATCGCAGGAGGTTCAGGCGGTCGTCGTGTCGTTCGACGGCAAGGTGATCCATGGCGATCCGAAGGCATCCGGCCATGGCCCTCGCTATGCGGGCGTGTTCCAGGAAGCGCCGGAAGTCGACGTGGTGATTCACGTGCATGGCCCGTATCTCGGCGCGTGGGCGAGTGCGCACCGTCCGCTGCCGATTCTGTATGCACCGGCGCAGCGTTATACGAAGGCCCGCGAAATTCCGATCTATATCGACCGGCGGCCGGGCGAGCCGCGTTTTATTGTCGATACGATCCGGCGCGATCCGAACATACCGGCGATTCTCGAGGCGAACGGCGGGGCGACCTTCTGGGGTAAAAATATCCTCGACGTCTCGCAGTACATCCTGATTCTCGAAGAGGGTGCGTACTTCCAGGCACTCGCCGAATCGCTCGGCGGCTCGAAAGAGTTCGGCCCGGGCGTGCTCGAGCAGCAGTGGAAGATGACCGGACTGGCCTGAGCCCCAGCGCTAGCGGCCGTGAGTGACGATGAGCGGCGCGGCGTAGTCAGTCGTGCCGCTTTCGTATCGGCGCAGCCGGCCAGTGTTATTGCCGGTTCCGTCATACTGTTAGCTCGATGTATTGGTTCGCAACGCATGATCGGCTTGATATCGTCGAGGCTCCTTCTGGATTCCTTGCTGGTCGATCAATGGCTGTCTTCAGTTTTCCCGATCCCGCTTCGCACGCGATTACGATTCGTGCGAAAGCCCTGACGTTCGACGACCCCAAGTCGCTGGTGTTGCTCGAACGTATTCATCTGGTCGCACCGAGCGACGCCACGGTGCTCGTCACCGGCGAGAGCGGTACCGGCAAGGAGCTGATCGCACGGCTCGTGCATTCGCTGAGCGAACGCCGTGACGGGCCCTTCGTCGCGGTGAATTGCGGCGCCTTCTCGGAGACGCTGATCGAGAGCGAACTGTTCGGTCACGAACGCGGCGCGTTCACGGGTGCGATCAGCAGCCAGCCAGGCTGGTTTGAATCGGCCAATCGCGGCACGCTGTTCCTCGACGAAGTGGGGGACCTGCCGCTTGCCGCACAGGTCAAGCTGCTACGCGTGTTGCAGGAACGCGAGGTGGTGCCGGTCGGTTCGCGCAAGACCGTCAAAATCGACGTGCGGCTAGTGACCGCGACCAATGTGAACCTCGAAGCCGCGGTACGTGCCGGGCACTTTCGGGAAGATCTGTATTACCGGCTGAACGTCGTCAAACTGAGCCTGTTGCCCTTGCGCGAGCGGCCGGGCGACATCGGGCCGCTGATCCAGCACTTTCTCGAGAGCTACGCGAAGCGCTTGCGGATCACGCCGCCCGCGCTGACGGATGCCGCGCTCGAACGGCTCCATGCTCACTCGTGGCCGGGCAATATTCGCGAGCTGGAGAACGTGATTCATCACGCGCTGCTGGTGAGCAGCGGCGGTTTCATCGATGTCGCCGACTTGCAGTTTTCCGCGCTCTCGCTGGCGCCGCATGTACAGGCTACGGACGCGCTTGCGGCAACGGCAGCGGTTGCCGTTGCGGCCAACCCGTCGCGCCGTCCTCGCGATATCGCGGAAGCCACCGGCGCTTTGCGTGAAGCCATCGTCGATCTGCTGGAACTCGGCACGCCCAGGCTCTGGCAGCACATCGAAGACACGGTCTATCGCAGCACCTTCGAATTCTCCGAGAACAATCAGCTCCGCACCTCACGCCTGCTCGATCTGTCGCGCAACATTGTGCGCGCACGACTTGCGCAACTGGGCATCCTTAAGCTGCGCGACGCCGGCGAGCCGGACTCCGCCGACGCGAGCGAAGCCGGCGATCGACGTCAGGCGTGATCGCGCCAGCGCAGCAAGCGCTGCGCGACGCGCTCGCACAGCATGCCCATCGCCACCGCCAGCACGGTGACGCCTGTCACGCATACCAGCAACACGTCCACGCGCGCGCCGGCCTGCGCCGTCTGCATCAGATTGCCGACGCCTGCGCCGGCATTGAATAGCAGTTCGCTGCTCGTTGCCGTAATCCATGCGAACGGCACCGCTTGCAGGATGCCCGCGAACACGTCCGGCAACGCACCCGGAATCAGCACGTCGCGTAACCAGCCAAGCCGCGTCAACTTGTACGACTGCGCCAGTTCGAAATAACGTTGATCGATACGGCGCAGTCCGTCGAAGCTGCTCGTCACCATCGGATAGAAGGCGGCGAGGAACACGATAAACACCTTGGCGAACTCGCCCGTGCCGCACCAGAGACTGATCAATGGAATCAGCCCGAGTAGCGGTACGTGGCGCAGGGCCTGAAATAACGGATGCACCAGCTTCTCGGCGCCGCGCGACAACGCGGTCAACGCGCCTACGACGACACCGGCGACCACGCCGGTGGCAAGACCTAAAGTCGTGCGGCGCAGACTCGCGCCGAGGTCGACGAACAGTTCACCGCTTTTGACTAGTTCGAGAGCGGCACTCGCCACCTGTTCGAGCGGCACGAACGCGTATTGATGCACGGCATCGCGATAGGCGGCGAATTGCCAGAGCCCGAGTAAGGCAAGGGGCAAGACAAAACCGCGGGCGCGTCGGCGCAGAGGGGACGTAGCGTGCAGAGCGATCATGGAAGGCGTTTTAAAAGAAGATAGTTCAACGGTTGGGCGCTTGCCAGCGCAACACGCGGCGCTGCACGAGGGCGATGCTCTGATCGAGAGCGAAGCCGATCAAACCGATCGCGATCACGTCGACCATCACAATGTCGATACGCAGCATCTGCCGCGCCATCTCCATCATTTCGCCGATGCCGCTGTCAGCGCTCAGTAGCTCGACCGCGACCAGCGCGAGCCATGATCGTGCAATCGCGATGCGGATGCCCGTGAGCAACGACGGAATGGCCGAGGGCAATAGCACGTCACGCAACAACGCAGCGCGGCCAAGCCCGTAGTGGCGTGCCATTTCGATCAGATCGCGCGGCACGCCTTGCACGCCCCCATAAGTGGCCAACGCGACCGGAAAGAACACCGCTTTG
This genomic interval carries:
- a CDS encoding Class II Aldolase and Adducin N-terminal domain-containing protein, whose protein sequence is MSVTQTLESGELVAFVERIRREFAQATRVLKETRTLSATNTFQAYQRVPGTDLVVAVSAPTPWAQSQEVQAVVVSFDGKVIHGDPKASGHGPRYAGVFQEAPEVDVVIHVHGPYLGAWASAHRPLPILYAPAQRYTKAREIPIYIDRRPGEPRFIVDTIRRDPNIPAILEANGGATFWGKNILDVSQYILILEEGAYFQALAESLGGSKEFGPGVLEQQWKMTGLA
- a CDS encoding sulfonate transport system permease protein, translated to MIALHATSPLRRRARGFVLPLALLGLWQFAAYRDAVHQYAFVPLEQVASAALELVKSGELFVDLGASLRRTTLGLATGVVAGVVVGALTALSRGAEKLVHPLFQALRHVPLLGLIPLISLWCGTGEFAKVFIVFLAAFYPMVTSSFDGLRRIDQRYFELAQSYKLTRLGWLRDVLIPGALPDVFAGILQAVPFAWITATSSELLFNAGAGVGNLMQTAQAGARVDVLLVCVTGVTVLAVAMGMLCERVAQRLLRWRDHA
- a CDS encoding Sigma-54 interaction domain-containing protein, with product MAVFSFPDPASHAITIRAKALTFDDPKSLVLLERIHLVAPSDATVLVTGESGTGKELIARLVHSLSERRDGPFVAVNCGAFSETLIESELFGHERGAFTGAISSQPGWFESANRGTLFLDEVGDLPLAAQVKLLRVLQEREVVPVGSRKTVKIDVRLVTATNVNLEAAVRAGHFREDLYYRLNVVKLSLLPLRERPGDIGPLIQHFLESYAKRLRITPPALTDAALERLHAHSWPGNIRELENVIHHALLVSSGGFIDVADLQFSALSLAPHVQATDALAATAAVAVAANPSRRPRDIAEATGALREAIVDLLELGTPRLWQHIEDTVYRSTFEFSENNQLRTSRLLDLSRNIVRARLAQLGILKLRDAGEPDSADASEAGDRRQA
- a CDS encoding transcriptional regulator, MarR family; translated protein: MTQRTENLLGVLALLVTDEINAQPAVAALAGPTARAMLNAVGQYPDSSIEVLREAVDLSHPAAVRAVAGLVDAGLVEKKSGEDKRAVALALTASGKREAKRLQTTRDRILQRIVGQLDERERHVLESLLIKILWNETRDPAHAMQLCRLCDDGPCLKAGCPVECRELGLPMPARSSP
- a CDS encoding Secretory lipase gives rise to the protein MKSENSRARDWRASARVKFSPWFAAPLAALLVSSMVFAAGARAPAPDPLQGDGRVSAFYTWDDEIPARPGELLRSEPLPPTLGLANAGQQLRLLYSSTDGVGGKTPIAVSGALFLPKGQPPQGGWPIVAWGHGTFGMADICAPSWFGRSYRDVRYLNAWLQQGFAVVATDYQGLGTPGPNPQLNNRSNSYTMLDSVRAVLHGVPGLANRVVLVGQSQGGSAVFAAAGYASTYAPELDIRGTVATGVIYNASKQTLATLAPFKTAYRRDPNRIDATLAYQFYSVLSAQQIDPALKASDILTDSALPILEQSRISCLASLEDDAALAGLTTANTVKPGANARLQAWWDEYLKFPTLKVSSPVFIGIGADDGLAPLELSLAKDACAAGTTVEAHLYAGREHNGTVNTSLEDSIPFVRKVLAGQTVTPVCSPAEQEPKS